In Rosa chinensis cultivar Old Blush chromosome 1, RchiOBHm-V2, whole genome shotgun sequence, a genomic segment contains:
- the LOC112192535 gene encoding uncharacterized protein LOC112192535 isoform X3, with protein sequence MTDFEPLQQKPESADACGDFETGYEEFMRGHLDECMSFASCSSPRNPDDEDDEGEQLVRRRRRLDLEGHDLAESSAAARRHHSRILTSWAARQAQEMITTIERRNRESELMALAGLHTVSMLDSSFLRESQSPTSRRQGTVERPSTQASAILQMWRELEDEHLLNRARGRVRERLRQQRNVESNTNELNTNRSDSRGSENPGSLVDASESENEYGTWSHDQMGSPNERGDNNASSREQSPDLGEVERERVRQIVRGWMETGITDHSSNVAPRNSSPRAEWLGETERERVRIVREWVQMASQQRGGRGGRREDHVTNGGAQVGIVRDESAADQEESQPEHIRRDMLRLRGRQAIIDLLVRIERERQRELQSLVEHRAVSDFAHRNRIQSLLRGRFLRNERPIEEERPPSIAAGELVQLRQRHTVSGLREGFRSRLETIVRGQVDGNNDSPTNSNVNDSRSDHTQTIASQDIQQENREQSQPGSEGGDNQFPNQLGNLENDTAVERLDWQETANQVGNWQEPVAEDERRNWEQTTFDQFNDWREGNAEDIVGNWQESSVNNWPQGTARNADEETGHQQEAQGTWRENSSREAVENWSERPSGPVRNRRSGSVRRFNRFSPPDDDTVYSMELRELLSRRSVSNLLRSGFRESLDQLIQSYVERQSRAPIDWDLHRNLPTPTPASPVQDQDRQRDELNEDQHDAINRPSRVLPSPPVPPPQPLWHQDLHNTGWSRHSMHRSEIEWEMFNDLRSDMARLQQGMSHMQRMLEACMDMQLELQRSVRQEVSAALNRSPGEKGLFQFDCCQ encoded by the exons ATGACGGACTTTGAGCCGCTGCAACAGAAGCCGGAATCGGCCGATGCCTGCGGTGATTTCGAGACTGGATATGAGGAATTCATGCGTGGGCACTTGGATGAATGTATGTCGTTTGCTTCATGTAGCTCTCCGCGGAATCCTGATGATGAGGACGATGAGGGGGAGCAGCTTGTTCGGAGGAGACGGAGGTTGGATTTGGAGGGGCATGATTTGGCGGAGTCGTCTGCTGCTGCGCGGCGCCACCACTCGCGGATTTTGACCAGTTGGGCGGCGCGGCAGGCGCAGGAGATGATTACCACCATTGAGAGGAGGAATCGGGAGTCGGAGCTGATGGCGCTTGCGGGGTTGCATACGGTTTCGATGCTCGACTCCTCCTTCTTGAGGGAGTCACAGTCCCCGACGTCGAGGCGGCAGGGGACTGTGGAGAGGCCGAGCACCCAGGCATCTGCAATTTTGCAAATGTGGCGGGAGCTGGAGGATGAGCATTTGTTGAATAGAGCACGTGGGAGGGTGAGGGAAAGGTTGAGGCAGCAGAGGAACGTTGAGTCTAATACTAATGAGTTGAACACAAATAGATCTGATAGTCGGGGGAGTGAGAATCCTGGGAGTTTGGTGGATGCGAGTGAGAGTGAAAATGAGTATGGGACGTGGTCACATGATCAGATGGGTTCACCAAACGAACGAGGTGATAATAATGCATCTAGCAGGGAGCAATCTCCCGATCTTGGCGAAGttgagagggagagagtgagGCAGATTGTACGGGGATGGATGGAAACTGGCATTACTGATCATTCATCCAATGTTGCTCCAAGAAATAGTAGTCCTAGGGCAGAGTGGCTTGGTGAGACGGAGCGGGAAAGGGTGAGAATCGTCCGGGAGTGGGTGCAAATGGCTAGTCAGCAGAGAGGAGGTCGTGGAGGCCGACGGGAAGATCATGTCACCAATGGTGGTGCTCAAGTTGGTATAGTGCGTGATGAGTCAGCTGCTGACCAAGAAGAGAGCCAACCAGAGCACATTCGCCGGGATATGTTGAGGTTGCGTGGAAGACAAGCTATAATTGATTTGCTTGTGAGAATTGAGAGGGAAAGACAAAGGGAGCTCCAGTCTTTGGTGGAGCATCGAGCTGTCTCTGATTTTGCTCATCGCAACCGCATTCAG TCATTACTCAGAGGTAGATTCTTGCGAAATGAAAGGCCTATTGAAGAAGAAAGACCACCTTCTATAGCCGCGGGTGAATTAGTCCAATTGAGGCAGAGACACACTGTTTCTGGTTTAAG GGAAGGGTTCCGCTCCAGATTAGAAACTATAGTTCGTGGTCAAGTTGACGGCAATAATGATTCTCCAACTAACAGTAATGTTAATGATTCTAGAAGCGATCATACCCAAACAATCGCTTCTCAGGATATTCAGCAGGAAAACCGTGAGCAATCCCAGCCTGGGAGCGAGGGAGGTGACAATCAGTTCCCTAATCAATTGGGGAACTTGGAAAATGACACAGCTGTCGAGCGACTTGATTGGCAAGAAACTGCTAATCAAGTTGGGAATTGGCAGGAACCAGTTGCTGAAGATGAGAGACGTAACTGGGAGCAGACAACTTTTGATCAATTTAACGATTGGAGGGAAGGTAATGCTGAAGATATAGTTGGAAATTGGCAAGAAAGTTCTGTCAATAATTGGCCTCAGGGAACTGCGCGAAATGCTGATGAAGAAACAGGTCATCAACAAGAAGCTCAGGGTACATGGCGTGAGAATAGTTCTCGGGAAGCTGTTGAGAATTGGTCAGAAAGACCTTCAGGTCCTGTGAGAAATCGTCGTTCTGGCTCAGTTAGAAGATTCAATAGATTTAGTCCACCAGATGATGATACCGTGTACAGTATGGAACTCAGGGAACTTCTGAGCAG GAGAAGTGTTTCGAATCTTCTTCGTAGTGGATTTCGTGAAAGTCTGGACCAGCTGATACAATCATATGTTGAAAGGCAAAGTCGTGCTCCCATTGATTGGGATTTGCATAGAAACTTGCCAACACCAACTCCGGCTTCACCAGTGCAGGACCAGGACCGACAGAGGGATGAGCTGAATGAAGATCAGCATGATGCCATCAACAGACCTTCACGTGTTCTACCTTCTCCACCAGTTCCCCCACCACAACCATTATGGCATCAGGACTTGCATAATACTGGCTGGTCTCGCCATAGCATGCATCGTTCAGAAATT GAATGGGAGATGTTTAATGATCTCAGATCAGACATGGCAAGACTCCAGCAAGGCATGAGCCACATGCAAAGGATGTTGGAGGCCTGCATGGATATGCAATTAGAGTTGCAACGTTCTGTCAGACAGGAAGTCTCGGCGGCTCTCAATCGTTCGCCTGGTGAAAAAGGTTTGTTTCAGTTTGATTGTTGCCAGTGA
- the LOC112192535 gene encoding uncharacterized protein LOC112192535 isoform X2, giving the protein MTDFEPLQQKPESADACGDFETGYEEFMRGHLDECMSFASCSSPRNPDDEDDEGEQLVRRRRRLDLEGHDLAESSAAARRHHSRILTSWAARQAQEMITTIERRNRESELMALAGLHTVSMLDSSFLRESQSPTSRRQGTVERPSTQASAILQMWRELEDEHLLNRARGRVRERLRQQRNVESNTNELNTNRSDSRGSENPGSLVDASESENEYGTWSHDQMGSPNERGDNNASSREQSPDLGEVERERVRQIVRGWMETGITDHSSNVAPRNSSPRAEWLGETERERVRIVREWVQMASQQRGGRGGRREDHVTNGGAQVGIVRDESAADQEESQPEHIRRDMLRLRGRQAIIDLLVRIERERQRELQSLVEHRAVSDFAHRNRIQSLLRGRFLRNERPIEEERPPSIAAGELVQLRQRHTVSGLRSDHTQTIASQDIQQENREQSQPGSEGGDNQFPNQLGNLENDTAVERLDWQETANQVGNWQEPVAEDERRNWEQTTFDQFNDWREGNAEDIVGNWQESSVNNWPQGTARNADEETGHQQEAQGTWRENSSREAVENWSERPSGPVRNRRSGSVRRFNRFSPPDDDTVYSMELRELLSRRSVSNLLRSGFRESLDQLIQSYVERQSRAPIDWDLHRNLPTPTPASPVQDQDRQRDELNEDQHDAINRPSRVLPSPPVPPPQPLWHQDLHNTGWSRHSMHRSEIEWEMFNDLRSDMARLQQGMSHMQRMLEACMDMQLELQRSVRQEVSAALNRSPGEKGSSAETSEDGSKWGHVRKGTCCVCCDSHIDSLLYRCGHMCTCSKCANELVRGGGKCPLCRAPIVEVIRAYSIL; this is encoded by the exons ATGACGGACTTTGAGCCGCTGCAACAGAAGCCGGAATCGGCCGATGCCTGCGGTGATTTCGAGACTGGATATGAGGAATTCATGCGTGGGCACTTGGATGAATGTATGTCGTTTGCTTCATGTAGCTCTCCGCGGAATCCTGATGATGAGGACGATGAGGGGGAGCAGCTTGTTCGGAGGAGACGGAGGTTGGATTTGGAGGGGCATGATTTGGCGGAGTCGTCTGCTGCTGCGCGGCGCCACCACTCGCGGATTTTGACCAGTTGGGCGGCGCGGCAGGCGCAGGAGATGATTACCACCATTGAGAGGAGGAATCGGGAGTCGGAGCTGATGGCGCTTGCGGGGTTGCATACGGTTTCGATGCTCGACTCCTCCTTCTTGAGGGAGTCACAGTCCCCGACGTCGAGGCGGCAGGGGACTGTGGAGAGGCCGAGCACCCAGGCATCTGCAATTTTGCAAATGTGGCGGGAGCTGGAGGATGAGCATTTGTTGAATAGAGCACGTGGGAGGGTGAGGGAAAGGTTGAGGCAGCAGAGGAACGTTGAGTCTAATACTAATGAGTTGAACACAAATAGATCTGATAGTCGGGGGAGTGAGAATCCTGGGAGTTTGGTGGATGCGAGTGAGAGTGAAAATGAGTATGGGACGTGGTCACATGATCAGATGGGTTCACCAAACGAACGAGGTGATAATAATGCATCTAGCAGGGAGCAATCTCCCGATCTTGGCGAAGttgagagggagagagtgagGCAGATTGTACGGGGATGGATGGAAACTGGCATTACTGATCATTCATCCAATGTTGCTCCAAGAAATAGTAGTCCTAGGGCAGAGTGGCTTGGTGAGACGGAGCGGGAAAGGGTGAGAATCGTCCGGGAGTGGGTGCAAATGGCTAGTCAGCAGAGAGGAGGTCGTGGAGGCCGACGGGAAGATCATGTCACCAATGGTGGTGCTCAAGTTGGTATAGTGCGTGATGAGTCAGCTGCTGACCAAGAAGAGAGCCAACCAGAGCACATTCGCCGGGATATGTTGAGGTTGCGTGGAAGACAAGCTATAATTGATTTGCTTGTGAGAATTGAGAGGGAAAGACAAAGGGAGCTCCAGTCTTTGGTGGAGCATCGAGCTGTCTCTGATTTTGCTCATCGCAACCGCATTCAG TCATTACTCAGAGGTAGATTCTTGCGAAATGAAAGGCCTATTGAAGAAGAAAGACCACCTTCTATAGCCGCGGGTGAATTAGTCCAATTGAGGCAGAGACACACTGTTTCTGGTTTAAG AAGCGATCATACCCAAACAATCGCTTCTCAGGATATTCAGCAGGAAAACCGTGAGCAATCCCAGCCTGGGAGCGAGGGAGGTGACAATCAGTTCCCTAATCAATTGGGGAACTTGGAAAATGACACAGCTGTCGAGCGACTTGATTGGCAAGAAACTGCTAATCAAGTTGGGAATTGGCAGGAACCAGTTGCTGAAGATGAGAGACGTAACTGGGAGCAGACAACTTTTGATCAATTTAACGATTGGAGGGAAGGTAATGCTGAAGATATAGTTGGAAATTGGCAAGAAAGTTCTGTCAATAATTGGCCTCAGGGAACTGCGCGAAATGCTGATGAAGAAACAGGTCATCAACAAGAAGCTCAGGGTACATGGCGTGAGAATAGTTCTCGGGAAGCTGTTGAGAATTGGTCAGAAAGACCTTCAGGTCCTGTGAGAAATCGTCGTTCTGGCTCAGTTAGAAGATTCAATAGATTTAGTCCACCAGATGATGATACCGTGTACAGTATGGAACTCAGGGAACTTCTGAGCAG GAGAAGTGTTTCGAATCTTCTTCGTAGTGGATTTCGTGAAAGTCTGGACCAGCTGATACAATCATATGTTGAAAGGCAAAGTCGTGCTCCCATTGATTGGGATTTGCATAGAAACTTGCCAACACCAACTCCGGCTTCACCAGTGCAGGACCAGGACCGACAGAGGGATGAGCTGAATGAAGATCAGCATGATGCCATCAACAGACCTTCACGTGTTCTACCTTCTCCACCAGTTCCCCCACCACAACCATTATGGCATCAGGACTTGCATAATACTGGCTGGTCTCGCCATAGCATGCATCGTTCAGAAATT GAATGGGAGATGTTTAATGATCTCAGATCAGACATGGCAAGACTCCAGCAAGGCATGAGCCACATGCAAAGGATGTTGGAGGCCTGCATGGATATGCAATTAGAGTTGCAACGTTCTGTCAGACAGGAAGTCTCGGCGGCTCTCAATCGTTCGCCTGGTGAAAAAG GGTCAAGTGCTGAGACATCAGAGGATGGTTCTAAATGGGGTCATGTAAGAAAAGGAACTTGTTGTGTTTGTTGTGATAGTCACATCGATTCTCTCTTGTATAG ATGCGGGCATATGTGTACATGTTCAAAATGTGCAAACGAATTGGTTCGTGGTGGAGGCAAGTGCCCACTTTGTCGAGCGCCTATAGTTGAGGTGATCCGTGCATACTCCATActgtag
- the LOC112192535 gene encoding uncharacterized protein LOC112192535 isoform X1 has product MTDFEPLQQKPESADACGDFETGYEEFMRGHLDECMSFASCSSPRNPDDEDDEGEQLVRRRRRLDLEGHDLAESSAAARRHHSRILTSWAARQAQEMITTIERRNRESELMALAGLHTVSMLDSSFLRESQSPTSRRQGTVERPSTQASAILQMWRELEDEHLLNRARGRVRERLRQQRNVESNTNELNTNRSDSRGSENPGSLVDASESENEYGTWSHDQMGSPNERGDNNASSREQSPDLGEVERERVRQIVRGWMETGITDHSSNVAPRNSSPRAEWLGETERERVRIVREWVQMASQQRGGRGGRREDHVTNGGAQVGIVRDESAADQEESQPEHIRRDMLRLRGRQAIIDLLVRIERERQRELQSLVEHRAVSDFAHRNRIQSLLRGRFLRNERPIEEERPPSIAAGELVQLRQRHTVSGLREGFRSRLETIVRGQVDGNNDSPTNSNVNDSRSDHTQTIASQDIQQENREQSQPGSEGGDNQFPNQLGNLENDTAVERLDWQETANQVGNWQEPVAEDERRNWEQTTFDQFNDWREGNAEDIVGNWQESSVNNWPQGTARNADEETGHQQEAQGTWRENSSREAVENWSERPSGPVRNRRSGSVRRFNRFSPPDDDTVYSMELRELLSRRSVSNLLRSGFRESLDQLIQSYVERQSRAPIDWDLHRNLPTPTPASPVQDQDRQRDELNEDQHDAINRPSRVLPSPPVPPPQPLWHQDLHNTGWSRHSMHRSEIEWEMFNDLRSDMARLQQGMSHMQRMLEACMDMQLELQRSVRQEVSAALNRSPGEKGSSAETSEDGSKWGHVRKGTCCVCCDSHIDSLLYRCGHMCTCSKCANELVRGGGKCPLCRAPIVEVIRAYSIL; this is encoded by the exons ATGACGGACTTTGAGCCGCTGCAACAGAAGCCGGAATCGGCCGATGCCTGCGGTGATTTCGAGACTGGATATGAGGAATTCATGCGTGGGCACTTGGATGAATGTATGTCGTTTGCTTCATGTAGCTCTCCGCGGAATCCTGATGATGAGGACGATGAGGGGGAGCAGCTTGTTCGGAGGAGACGGAGGTTGGATTTGGAGGGGCATGATTTGGCGGAGTCGTCTGCTGCTGCGCGGCGCCACCACTCGCGGATTTTGACCAGTTGGGCGGCGCGGCAGGCGCAGGAGATGATTACCACCATTGAGAGGAGGAATCGGGAGTCGGAGCTGATGGCGCTTGCGGGGTTGCATACGGTTTCGATGCTCGACTCCTCCTTCTTGAGGGAGTCACAGTCCCCGACGTCGAGGCGGCAGGGGACTGTGGAGAGGCCGAGCACCCAGGCATCTGCAATTTTGCAAATGTGGCGGGAGCTGGAGGATGAGCATTTGTTGAATAGAGCACGTGGGAGGGTGAGGGAAAGGTTGAGGCAGCAGAGGAACGTTGAGTCTAATACTAATGAGTTGAACACAAATAGATCTGATAGTCGGGGGAGTGAGAATCCTGGGAGTTTGGTGGATGCGAGTGAGAGTGAAAATGAGTATGGGACGTGGTCACATGATCAGATGGGTTCACCAAACGAACGAGGTGATAATAATGCATCTAGCAGGGAGCAATCTCCCGATCTTGGCGAAGttgagagggagagagtgagGCAGATTGTACGGGGATGGATGGAAACTGGCATTACTGATCATTCATCCAATGTTGCTCCAAGAAATAGTAGTCCTAGGGCAGAGTGGCTTGGTGAGACGGAGCGGGAAAGGGTGAGAATCGTCCGGGAGTGGGTGCAAATGGCTAGTCAGCAGAGAGGAGGTCGTGGAGGCCGACGGGAAGATCATGTCACCAATGGTGGTGCTCAAGTTGGTATAGTGCGTGATGAGTCAGCTGCTGACCAAGAAGAGAGCCAACCAGAGCACATTCGCCGGGATATGTTGAGGTTGCGTGGAAGACAAGCTATAATTGATTTGCTTGTGAGAATTGAGAGGGAAAGACAAAGGGAGCTCCAGTCTTTGGTGGAGCATCGAGCTGTCTCTGATTTTGCTCATCGCAACCGCATTCAG TCATTACTCAGAGGTAGATTCTTGCGAAATGAAAGGCCTATTGAAGAAGAAAGACCACCTTCTATAGCCGCGGGTGAATTAGTCCAATTGAGGCAGAGACACACTGTTTCTGGTTTAAG GGAAGGGTTCCGCTCCAGATTAGAAACTATAGTTCGTGGTCAAGTTGACGGCAATAATGATTCTCCAACTAACAGTAATGTTAATGATTCTAGAAGCGATCATACCCAAACAATCGCTTCTCAGGATATTCAGCAGGAAAACCGTGAGCAATCCCAGCCTGGGAGCGAGGGAGGTGACAATCAGTTCCCTAATCAATTGGGGAACTTGGAAAATGACACAGCTGTCGAGCGACTTGATTGGCAAGAAACTGCTAATCAAGTTGGGAATTGGCAGGAACCAGTTGCTGAAGATGAGAGACGTAACTGGGAGCAGACAACTTTTGATCAATTTAACGATTGGAGGGAAGGTAATGCTGAAGATATAGTTGGAAATTGGCAAGAAAGTTCTGTCAATAATTGGCCTCAGGGAACTGCGCGAAATGCTGATGAAGAAACAGGTCATCAACAAGAAGCTCAGGGTACATGGCGTGAGAATAGTTCTCGGGAAGCTGTTGAGAATTGGTCAGAAAGACCTTCAGGTCCTGTGAGAAATCGTCGTTCTGGCTCAGTTAGAAGATTCAATAGATTTAGTCCACCAGATGATGATACCGTGTACAGTATGGAACTCAGGGAACTTCTGAGCAG GAGAAGTGTTTCGAATCTTCTTCGTAGTGGATTTCGTGAAAGTCTGGACCAGCTGATACAATCATATGTTGAAAGGCAAAGTCGTGCTCCCATTGATTGGGATTTGCATAGAAACTTGCCAACACCAACTCCGGCTTCACCAGTGCAGGACCAGGACCGACAGAGGGATGAGCTGAATGAAGATCAGCATGATGCCATCAACAGACCTTCACGTGTTCTACCTTCTCCACCAGTTCCCCCACCACAACCATTATGGCATCAGGACTTGCATAATACTGGCTGGTCTCGCCATAGCATGCATCGTTCAGAAATT GAATGGGAGATGTTTAATGATCTCAGATCAGACATGGCAAGACTCCAGCAAGGCATGAGCCACATGCAAAGGATGTTGGAGGCCTGCATGGATATGCAATTAGAGTTGCAACGTTCTGTCAGACAGGAAGTCTCGGCGGCTCTCAATCGTTCGCCTGGTGAAAAAG GGTCAAGTGCTGAGACATCAGAGGATGGTTCTAAATGGGGTCATGTAAGAAAAGGAACTTGTTGTGTTTGTTGTGATAGTCACATCGATTCTCTCTTGTATAG ATGCGGGCATATGTGTACATGTTCAAAATGTGCAAACGAATTGGTTCGTGGTGGAGGCAAGTGCCCACTTTGTCGAGCGCCTATAGTTGAGGTGATCCGTGCATACTCCATActgtag